From the genome of Spirosomataceae bacterium TFI 002, one region includes:
- a CDS encoding Predicted dehydrogenase, which yields MKRRDFLTKTIVTGSVLTALQAHGSLEPTRNPAAPRLKFAVIGMNHGHIYSMARSIIRGGGELKCYFAKEAELNGSFGKAFPDAKQAKSEAEILNDPEIKLVLSAGIPIDRAPLGIRAMKAGKDYMSDKPGIITLEQLAEVKKVQKATNKKYIIVYSERFENRATIKAQELVANGEIGKVVQTIGLGPHSMHPEDRPEWFFDMKQVGGIITDIGSHQFDQFLYFTGSTEAKVLAAQVKNVANQQYKGFEDFGDVMVQGNNGSGYIRVDWYSPKGLKTWGDGRLTILGTEGFIEIRKNIDIARYPNGNHLYISNQEGTKYLDCNDVELPFGPQVVDDVINRTETAMTQAHCFLAMELALKAQAMANKK from the coding sequence ATGAAAAGAAGAGACTTTTTGACCAAAACAATTGTGACAGGATCAGTATTAACAGCTTTACAGGCTCATGGATCGCTAGAGCCTACCAGAAATCCAGCGGCTCCAAGGCTTAAGTTTGCCGTTATAGGTATGAATCATGGTCATATTTATTCCATGGCCCGGTCTATCATCAGAGGTGGAGGTGAGTTGAAATGCTATTTTGCCAAAGAAGCTGAGCTGAACGGAAGCTTCGGGAAAGCTTTTCCAGATGCAAAGCAGGCAAAAAGTGAAGCAGAAATATTGAATGATCCCGAAATCAAACTTGTCCTAAGTGCAGGTATTCCTATTGACCGAGCACCTTTAGGAATAAGAGCTATGAAAGCAGGGAAAGATTACATGAGCGATAAGCCTGGAATCATCACACTGGAGCAACTTGCCGAAGTGAAAAAGGTACAAAAAGCCACAAACAAAAAATACATCATTGTATATAGTGAGCGATTTGAAAATAGAGCGACAATCAAAGCTCAAGAACTCGTAGCCAATGGAGAAATTGGAAAAGTAGTTCAAACGATTGGTTTGGGGCCACACTCCATGCATCCAGAAGATAGACCAGAATGGTTTTTCGATATGAAACAAGTTGGTGGAATAATCACTGATATTGGTTCTCATCAGTTTGATCAGTTTTTATATTTCACGGGTTCTACAGAAGCCAAAGTATTGGCTGCTCAAGTGAAAAATGTGGCAAATCAACAATATAAAGGTTTTGAAGATTTTGGTGATGTGATGGTACAAGGAAATAATGGCTCAGGCTACATTCGTGTAGATTGGTATTCTCCCAAAGGCTTGAAAACTTGGGGTGATGGAAGGCTTACTATTTTAGGAACCGAAGGTTTCATTGAAATACGTAAAAATATCGATATAGCTAGGTATCCGAATGGAAACCATCTGTATATATCTAACCAAGAAGGTACAAAATATTTGGATTGTAATGATGTAGAGCTGCCTTTTGGTCCACAAGTAGTAGATGATGTGATCAATAGAACCGAAACTGCGATGACTCAAGCTCACTGTTTTCTTGCGATGGAATTGGCATTGAAGGCACAAGCAATGGCTAACAAAAAGTAA
- a CDS encoding Selenocysteine lyase/Cysteine desulfurase: protein MKQTRRSFLGTVASSTLISNITFGQKKESGYWQGIRKQFPLTDKRVYLNNGTFGPSPQVVLDTIQQSFKATNTSGEYGHTTHAREVLAKFVGAKTEEISLTHNTTEGINIVCWGLPLKKGDEVIISLHEHVGNALPWLNRAKLDGIKLIPFEPKATQAENLDLIKKLTTRRTKAIAIPHITCTTGLVFPIKEIAEFARKKDIFTAIDGAHGSGTFDLDLHDLGCDFYATSCHKWMLGPNGTGFLYLREEILDKLQAIQVGAYSDTGWDMYSNPPLIKGYNPTAHRFDYGSQSKPMYEGAAASAEFQINIGKQKIENRVRELNNYLFKGLSAMKSRLDILSPTEEASRICMVTFKPKNKDYQEFAQAVSKEGFRIRQLPESNLDAIRISTHIYNSKEEIDSFLKVVERHV from the coding sequence ATGAAACAAACACGTAGATCATTTTTAGGAACAGTTGCAAGTTCAACTCTTATCTCAAATATTACTTTTGGACAAAAAAAGGAAAGTGGCTATTGGCAAGGAATACGAAAGCAATTCCCACTGACAGATAAGCGTGTTTATCTCAATAATGGTACTTTTGGCCCATCACCTCAAGTGGTTTTAGATACTATTCAACAATCATTTAAAGCAACCAATACAAGTGGAGAATATGGCCATACAACTCATGCGAGAGAAGTTTTAGCAAAGTTTGTAGGTGCAAAAACTGAAGAAATATCGCTTACTCACAACACCACCGAGGGAATTAATATTGTATGCTGGGGTTTGCCATTAAAAAAAGGAGACGAAGTAATTATCAGTTTGCATGAACATGTGGGAAATGCTCTTCCATGGCTCAATAGGGCAAAGCTAGATGGTATTAAGCTCATTCCTTTTGAACCTAAAGCTACTCAAGCTGAGAACCTTGACTTGATCAAAAAACTAACAACAAGGCGTACCAAAGCTATAGCCATTCCACATATTACCTGTACTACTGGTTTGGTTTTTCCTATCAAAGAAATTGCTGAATTTGCCCGAAAGAAAGACATCTTTACCGCTATCGACGGTGCACACGGTTCTGGCACATTTGATTTAGACTTGCACGATTTAGGCTGCGATTTTTACGCCACCTCTTGCCACAAATGGATGCTAGGGCCAAATGGGACAGGTTTTTTATACCTACGAGAAGAAATACTGGACAAGCTACAAGCCATCCAAGTAGGAGCCTATTCCGACACTGGATGGGACATGTATTCAAACCCACCTTTGATAAAAGGTTATAACCCTACCGCACATCGTTTCGATTATGGATCGCAAAGCAAACCAATGTACGAAGGAGCGGCAGCGTCTGCTGAGTTTCAAATAAATATTGGAAAGCAAAAAATAGAAAATAGAGTTAGAGAATTAAATAACTACCTATTCAAAGGCTTATCTGCAATGAAAAGTCGATTGGATATCTTAAGCCCAACAGAAGAAGCATCCAGAATTTGTATGGTTACTTTCAAACCTAAGAACAAAGATTACCAAGAATTCGCACAAGCAGTATCCAAAGAAGGCTTCCGAATCCGCCAGTTACCCGAAAGCAACTTGG
- a CDS encoding Peptidase family M28, producing the protein MKIKLLLLLVVFSTSTVAQQIVNRDIKISGLVEGVSSDTLAAYVNKLVSFKTRSTLSNTSSKTEGIGAARNWVLEKFQSFVQRSPAEMKAYIDSWQLAPNGRRVDREITMGNVIAELKGNDPNDKRVIMVSGHIDSRVTDVMDSTSIAPGANDDGSGTVAVIELARVLSQRSWPTTIIFTVFTGEEQGLLGAEHMAATMKKDSIDLIALLNNDIMGSNNSSQTRIINNNIVRVFSEGIPAFEMDAKAGAIRQYGYENDGGPRQLARYVKEIGERYVDNMEVRLIYRNDRFLRGGDHTPFVNSGFDAVRLSEMNENYLHQHQDLRIEEGVEYGDLAKFMDFEYLRKNTAVNLATLSNLASAPPVPVEVKIDVRNLENYTTLTWQPGDVARTAGYYVLMRETDANQWQKKFYTTETKMRLPYSKDNYFFAVQSVSDGGHESLPVIPRVLFRR; encoded by the coding sequence ATGAAGATAAAATTACTCTTGTTATTGGTAGTTTTTAGTACCAGCACTGTAGCTCAACAAATTGTCAATAGAGACATTAAGATTTCAGGTTTGGTTGAAGGGGTTTCTTCTGATACGCTTGCCGCCTATGTGAATAAACTCGTGAGCTTTAAAACTAGAAGCACATTGAGCAATACAAGCAGTAAAACGGAAGGTATTGGTGCTGCGAGAAACTGGGTTTTGGAAAAGTTTCAGTCATTTGTTCAGAGGTCTCCCGCAGAAATGAAAGCATATATTGACTCTTGGCAACTCGCACCAAATGGGCGTAGAGTGGATCGTGAAATCACTATGGGTAATGTGATTGCTGAGCTAAAAGGAAATGACCCTAACGATAAAAGAGTGATCATGGTTAGTGGTCACATTGATAGCCGAGTTACCGATGTCATGGACAGCACCTCTATTGCTCCCGGAGCCAATGACGATGGTAGTGGAACCGTAGCAGTTATAGAACTGGCAAGGGTTTTATCTCAAAGATCATGGCCTACAACCATCATTTTTACTGTATTTACGGGAGAGGAGCAAGGACTTTTAGGTGCTGAGCATATGGCAGCAACAATGAAAAAAGATAGCATTGATCTCATAGCTCTGCTTAACAATGACATTATGGGCAGCAACAATAGCAGTCAAACTCGTATCATAAATAATAATATTGTTCGAGTCTTTAGTGAAGGGATTCCAGCATTTGAAATGGATGCCAAAGCGGGAGCAATTCGCCAATATGGTTATGAAAACGATGGTGGTCCTCGCCAGCTAGCTCGGTATGTAAAAGAAATAGGTGAGCGGTATGTAGATAATATGGAGGTTCGACTTATTTATCGAAATGACCGATTTTTACGAGGTGGTGATCACACACCATTTGTAAACAGTGGTTTTGATGCAGTTCGCTTGTCGGAAATGAACGAGAATTATTTGCATCAGCATCAAGACCTTAGAATAGAAGAAGGAGTGGAATATGGAGACTTGGCGAAGTTTATGGATTTCGAATATTTGAGAAAAAACACAGCAGTAAACCTTGCTACACTTAGCAACCTTGCAAGTGCTCCTCCAGTGCCAGTTGAAGTTAAAATTGATGTAAGAAACTTAGAAAACTACACCACGCTAACTTGGCAGCCGGGCGATGTAGCTCGCACGGCAGGTTACTATGTACTCATGCGTGAAACGGATGCTAATCAGTGGCAAAAGAAGTTTTATACCACAGAAACCAAAATGAGACTTCCTTATTCAAAAGATAATTACTTCTTTGCGGTGCAAAGTGTAAGCGATGGTGGGCACGAAAGCCTACCTGTAATACCTCGAGTATTATTTAGAAGATAA